CCGTTTCAGATCGATACGGATCAATCCGAGTGCTTTTAATAAGACACCGTTTAATCTTCCTATGAGCCTGAAAAGATTAATAATGGAATAGGAATATTCCGTGGGGATGCCCGGAGGCGGACCGTCGTCGCCGATGGAACAGTACGCTCGATCGGGATTTTTCACGCTCAATACCCAGGGGTTCCAGCCGAATTTTTTAAAATATTTTGAAAAGGAAACGCTCCGTTTGGCCCCCACGTCGGTCAAGGGCGGATAATAGTAACAAAGCATCAGAATGTTTCTGTTCATCAACGGTCCATCCCGGCGGTCCTATCTTCAGGGCTTATTCTTTTCATTTAACGGCACTTAGACCTTCAAGATAGATCGTTTCATAGGCTTTGATCATTCGTTCCAGATTGAAGCTTTGACGAAACAATTCAAGCGATTTCTTGGAAAATCTCTCCCTCATCACCGAATTCTCACTCAACCTTTTGACGGCCCGGTATATCGCATCCGGATCTTCCGGTTTGACCAGGATGGCGTTGCCGCCGTCCAAAACGGCCTGTCCGACCCCGCCGACCCCCGTGGCCACGATGGCCCGTGAAGCAGCCATGGCTTCCAAAAGAACCAGTGGAAGTCCTTCATACAAAGAAGGGAGGATGAAAATATCGAACAGTTGAAATATCTCATGCATATCCAAGCGGGGCCCCAGGAACATGACATGGCGTTCCATCCCCAATTCTTTTACTTCCGCGTTCAACACATCCCACAGTTCCCCTTCCCCCGCGATCAGCAATAGAACATCCGGGAAATCATGGCTGAGCCGCTTTACGGCTTTCAGCAGGTACGATATCCCCTTTTGCGGGGTCAATCGAGAGGCCGTTCCCAAAACGGGGGTACGGCCGGGGTCGATTTCCAAATCCGCCTTTTTCTTTTCCACGTCGATGGGAACCGCGTATTTATCTCCGACGATCCCATTCAAAACCACTTTGATCTTGTCCGGCCGGATCTTCTCATACCAAACCAGGTCGTTCCGCGTATAATCGGAAACGGCCACAACCTGGGTGATGAAGTGCGACAGCAGCCATTCGGAAAACATATAACGCACTTTGTCCGGGAAACGGCGGGCATGATCGGTATGGACTTTGACCGGAACCCCCGCCAACAAGGCCGCCGTCGCGCCGTCCGTCAAGGGCTCGGTATTGTGCGTGTGAACGACCGAGGGTTTTATCTCCATCATGACTTTATACAGCTTCCAGAAGCGAAAATAATCGGCCCGCCCCCCCGTGGACGGCATTCGAAGCACCTCGATGCCCCCCTCCGCCAACTCTTTCTCGAGCGGTCCGCCCTCCCTCAACGCGCAGACCGAGACCTCGAATTTCTTCTTATCCATTCCCCTGGCCAGATCGACCACTACCCGTTGAAGGCCGCCGATGTGGAGGTCATGCGTGATCTGCATCACTTTGATTCTACCCATGGCGCCTATTCGATCCGTCGCCGACCTTCCCGTCGGGAGCCGTGAAATCGACATGCTTTCAAAGAAGAACCATCCGATAGACCTGCAGCTTGAAATATTCCTGAAGAAGGGTCCGCAGGCTCGGTCGATCGTCCGAGGCATAAACGTACAGATTCAACCCGGTGTTTTTTGCGAATTTGGAGAAACACTCCCAAACCCGCATCGTATGATACCGGGACGACACCAGGATCAGCGCCTTGTACCCTCGTTTCGATGCCAGCTCCGATATGCTCCTGGCCTCCGAAAGGGTTCCGAAAAAACCCATTTGAATGGGAACAGGTTCGATGGCCTTTTCATCGGCGCCCAGGCTTGTCAATCGGGCCACGGCCCATTCGTTAAAAATAAGATTCCTCTTCAGAGCGGGGCTGTAATTCATTTTCATTTTTCCATCGTCGATCAATATCTTCGGCGCGATTCTTTTCCGATACAATTCCGCGGCGGTTTTGAAGCGGTATTCGAGCATTCGCGGCGAACCGCCCAACACATAAATAACGTCGCTCGCATCGGGCGAGGAAGCATGAAACGTTTCCGGCACGGGCTCATCCTTGGTCAATTTCTGCATCAAGAAATATTGAAATTCCCTGTGCCCCGGAAAGGCCTCGATCCTCAAGAACAGCCACAACCCGAGCAGGACCAAAAAACAGCAGGCCAACGCAATTTTTCTTCCGGTCCACACCTATAATTTCTCCCGACCCCAAAACCATCGAAGGTCCGTCAGTGACGTTCCTCTACTCCGCGGGGATCTCTCCTTCCATGTAGCCGATATTTTTTTCCAAATAGTCCAGCATATCTTTTTTCTTCTCCCCCGTAATGCGCAGGAGGCTGTATTCATCCTCATGAAACGTCCGGCTTCTCTCTTTCACGGCCCGATGCTTGGCGAGGAAATCCTCCAGGCTGCAAATCACCTTCGCCGGATTGCCCGCCGCCACGCTATGCGGGGGTATGTCCCCGACCACCACCGCCCCCGCGCCGACGATCGAATCCGGCCCGATCCGCACGCCGGGCAACACCAATGTCGAATCACCTATGAAACAGTTGCGTTCGATGGTGATCCGTCCCACGCGCGTGATTCCCATGAAACGAAACATGCTGGCGTCGTGGGCGATCAAGCGCACGCAGGGGGCGAGCACGCAACGGTCCTTGATCGTGATCAAAAAACAATGCGAGGGGTCGATAAAAACGCCGTCGTTGATTTGGACATCCCGCCCCAGGACCAGCCCGTTCCTGAGCAGGTTGGCGAAATACCGCTCCCTCCGGTATCTCCGGATCGCGTCGATGAGGTTCAGCATGCTTGTCGATACCGCTCCAGCCACGACTTCATGTAATGAAGAAGCTCGTGTTGCCACTTCTCCTCGGTGTAAACATGGTTCGCGTCGTCGATAATATCGATCCGGCATCGGGACCGGTATTCGGGGTGACGATCCAGGAAATGGGCCTGCATGTCCTGCCGGAACTCCTGCAAGGAGAAATCATTCGCGGCAAACAGAAAATAGACATTTTTATTCCGGTCCGTAAACCGGCGAAACGCATCCAAAAACTTTTTATTGAACCGTTCGGAAACACCGGGCGCATCGGACGCGTTCCCCTGATTTCGGCTCGAACGCGGATGGGTCATCCGAGCGAACAGCTTTCGAAGTCCCCCAAAGTCCGATTGGAATCGGATGAGATTAAGCCAGGAACGCCCGCTGAAGACTTTTCTCAGATAATAAAGCATCATTTCACCCGGACGGCTGATTTCGGCCAGAATGTCCGACATATCGACTTGTGACGAGAGCAGGCGGACGGGCGAGTCCACTAAAATTAGACTCTCGACCCGATCGTCCTTGCCCCCGACCAGCATGCCCGTCACGGCCGCGCCGCATTGCCCGATCAGAATCAACTTTTCCAGCCGGGCCTCCCGAACGAAAAAGTCATTGGCCGCGAGGGTATCCGGGACGAACAGGCCCCGCTGAATCATCCCCCAGAGGTCCATGACGGATTCATGGGCCGCCAATTCTCCCTCGCTGTCCCCGATGCCGAAGGGGTCGACCCGCAAAACGTGAAAGCCCATGTCGCAAAACATCCTGGCCATCTTGACGTTGATCCGATTCGGCGCCACCCGGTTCTTCAGGCCCGGGTTGAGGATATTAATTCCGATCCGGGACTTGAGTTTGGGGCTCTCCGGGAGATGCAGAATACCGAAAAGAAGCTGACCTTTGTTGTTCCTGAAGGTGACGGCCTTTTCCAAATTCAATCGCTCCCCTTCTCCGTCCCGGCCCGCGTCTCTGTCAAGCGAGAAGGATCGCCGGACCCCGAAACCGCCGGATCATTTTGCCGATTGATCCAATCGAGTGTCGTAGCAAACAGAGCATCCAGCCGTTGGGGAAATGTATTCAACTCCCGCCAGAAAGGCTCGCCTTTCACCGTGCCGAACTGCGCCGGCCGTCCCGCCTGTTTTAACGCCCCTTGCAGTTCCTGCACTTCCTTGTCGATCCTCGCATTTTCCTCTTTATGAATCTGGATCATGAGCAGAGGCTTTTTGCAAGAGGGCATGACTTCGTTCAGCCGTATCCGGGATATCTGTTTGTAGAACTCGGGAGAGATCAAATAACCGTCGATGTTGACCGCTTTCCCCCCCAACAGATCCCTGACCATCTGCTCTCTCGTATAGTTTATTTTGCGGTACGTGGTCATTTGGGTCGTCAGATTGGACCGGAGGCAATCCTGAAAATACTTTTCCCCGTTGACGACGGGACTCCATAAAACCATCCCGTCGACTTCGTCCACATTCGCCGCAGCCAGGGCCGACAGGGTCCCCCCGAAGCGGGCGCCGAGCAGCATCACGTTTTTCACCCGCGCCTTCTCTTTCAATACCCCGACCGCCCGACGGATATCCGACAGCTGCGTTTCAACGTTCGCATCCTCGTAATTCCCGTCGCTGTCCCCGTGGCCCATGCAGTCGAAGCGCAAGACCCAATAAGAGTTTTTGGAGAGCAGCCGCGCAAAATTCACAAAGACCCGGTGCGCCCAGAGCTTCTCCTCCGCAAAGGGATCGCAAAAGACGACCCCCGTTTCGCCGTGAAGGCTTTTGGGGTCCGCCGGATGGTGCAGGATGGAAAAAAGGCGGTAGTTCTTGTTGGAAAAGAAGAACGGCTCTTCCATCGTCGATAAGCTTTCTTTTGATGCCGTCGTCATACGGTCGGCCGCTTCCGAGGGTCTCAGTGTGTTTCCGAAAGGCGGGCCAGCGCAATCAAGAGCTGCTCGGCCACGCGCTTGCGTCCTTCCTCGTTCAAATGTCCGCCGTCGTTCGAATACTCGGGGTCCAGATAATAATAATCTTTCCCGTGATCGGAGAAGACGGCGCGCCGGCCGTCCGGCAAGGTCGACTCG
The sequence above is drawn from the Nitrospiria bacterium genome and encodes:
- a CDS encoding glycosyltransferase family 4 protein; protein product: MGRIKVMQITHDLHIGGLQRVVVDLARGMDKKKFEVSVCALREGGPLEKELAEGGIEVLRMPSTGGRADYFRFWKLYKVMMEIKPSVVHTHNTEPLTDGATAALLAGVPVKVHTDHARRFPDKVRYMFSEWLLSHFITQVVAVSDYTRNDLVWYEKIRPDKIKVVLNGIVGDKYAVPIDVEKKKADLEIDPGRTPVLGTASRLTPQKGISYLLKAVKRLSHDFPDVLLLIAGEGELWDVLNAEVKELGMERHVMFLGPRLDMHEIFQLFDIFILPSLYEGLPLVLLEAMAASRAIVATGVGGVGQAVLDGGNAILVKPEDPDAIYRAVKRLSENSVMRERFSKKSLELFRQSFNLERMIKAYETIYLEGLSAVK
- a CDS encoding YdcF family protein, which encodes MWTGRKIALACCFLVLLGLWLFLRIEAFPGHREFQYFLMQKLTKDEPVPETFHASSPDASDVIYVLGGSPRMLEYRFKTAAELYRKRIAPKILIDDGKMKMNYSPALKRNLIFNEWAVARLTSLGADEKAIEPVPIQMGFFGTLSEARSISELASKRGYKALILVSSRYHTMRVWECFSKFAKNTGLNLYVYASDDRPSLRTLLQEYFKLQVYRMVLL
- a CDS encoding alpha/beta hydrolase — protein: MNLEKAVTFRNNKGQLLFGILHLPESPKLKSRIGINILNPGLKNRVAPNRINVKMARMFCDMGFHVLRVDPFGIGDSEGELAAHESVMDLWGMIQRGLFVPDTLAANDFFVREARLEKLILIGQCGAAVTGMLVGGKDDRVESLILVDSPVRLLSSQVDMSDILAEISRPGEMMLYYLRKVFSGRSWLNLIRFQSDFGGLRKLFARMTHPRSSRNQGNASDAPGVSERFNKKFLDAFRRFTDRNKNVYFLFAANDFSLQEFRQDMQAHFLDRHPEYRSRCRIDIIDDANHVYTEEKWQHELLHYMKSWLERYRQAC
- a CDS encoding acyltransferase, which gives rise to MLNLIDAIRRYRRERYFANLLRNGLVLGRDVQINDGVFIDPSHCFLITIKDRCVLAPCVRLIAHDASMFRFMGITRVGRITIERNCFIGDSTLVLPGVRIGPDSIVGAGAVVVGDIPPHSVAAGNPAKVICSLEDFLAKHRAVKERSRTFHEDEYSLLRITGEKKKDMLDYLEKNIGYMEGEIPAE
- a CDS encoding alpha/beta fold hydrolase; the protein is MTTASKESLSTMEEPFFFSNKNYRLFSILHHPADPKSLHGETGVVFCDPFAEEKLWAHRVFVNFARLLSKNSYWVLRFDCMGHGDSDGNYEDANVETQLSDIRRAVGVLKEKARVKNVMLLGARFGGTLSALAAANVDEVDGMVLWSPVVNGEKYFQDCLRSNLTTQMTTYRKINYTREQMVRDLLGGKAVNIDGYLISPEFYKQISRIRLNEVMPSCKKPLLMIQIHKEENARIDKEVQELQGALKQAGRPAQFGTVKGEPFWRELNTFPQRLDALFATTLDWINRQNDPAVSGSGDPSRLTETRAGTEKGSD